CTCAAAAGAGCGAGGAATAGCAATGCTAATTCACATGTTTCTACTAAGCATGTGTATCCCAATGCCATTGTCGTTAGAAACCCTGAATTTGGGTCTTTCTTTTACCTAAAGTCCTTCCTGCAGAAGTTGCTGTTTGACAAACCTACTTCCTCTAGCTAACTGTAACTGTTTCTTCTGCAGGAGAATGGCCAGGAGTCTGAACCAATGACTGACCACGAGGGGAGACAGTACACCTGCTACCTACCAGTGGAAGAAACCAAGACCATGAAGTCGATTGTCCCACAGAATGCAACCAATGTTATAATAGAAAGCGAACGGAAAGTTAAGCCAAAGGAGCCAGATGAACTGCTGGAGGTTCTCAAAGACCAGTGCTTCTACAGGGTGAGCATACAACTCTTTCTTTGTGCATGATGAGCATCTGGGATATATGTTTGGTCTTGTACATGTGTACCAGGCTAATGGAGTGCCTGAAAAACGATCTGATTGTTATTATTGTTGTTGACCCAGCATGAAGGTTGGTGGTCTTATGAGTTCTGCTATTATGGGAAAATCCGACAGGTTCATGTAGAGAATGAGAAGGTAAGCCATTTTCTTGGTGAGGGTCATAGTAAATAGATTGTGCTTATGTTAATCTTTCTACCCTACACAAAAACTAATTCTGAATTGTTTCGGTACAAATATTGCTAGCTTTAAGAGGAGAGACCAGAACTGAACTCATTTACATTGTGAAAGAAGCAAACATTTTTTTTCTCAAATAGTATAATACAGCTTCAATTATGTATCTTCATGCTTTCACAGTGTCCTGTATGCATGTCGTAGTTGGTACAGCTTTTGAGCACCAATAGTATTACTATGGCTTCAGTCACATATTGTCATGCTTTGCATGCCGTAGTTGTTACCACTTTTGAGTTCTGAGTTGCTTTATTGAGTGTATATCTTTTCTTACAGGTTATCCAAGAGTATGTTCTAGGTGAATATGACCCTGATGCAACCGATGCTTACCATGACAATCACACCTCCGAATCTGCTGATGAGGACCACGTGAAAGATACTTCTAAGAGGTATTAAGCTAGAAATTTAGAAAGAAGGATACGAACAATAAACTACATCTGGAAGCAGAACCCTCTTGAATGAATGTTTGATGTTTCCGTGCCATTGCAGGTATCATGTCCACGTGTACACAAACGGGACTGTGTGTGATCTCACAGATATACCACGGTACACAGAGGTAAGAAAATAAAATAGGAAAGTACTATTGTAATCTTTGTGGCTGTGGTTCTAACTTGAAGCGGTTTGATTACTATGGTGTCGTCCTATTGAGTAGTTTATTTGACTGTACACACCCTGCCTTCTTCCTACAGGTTAGGTTTGTTTGTTCCGAGCCCACTGTACTGATCAGTTCGATAAAGGAGATATCTTCCTGCAAGTATGTTTTAACTGTCCAAAGCCCAATGCTCTGCAAGAACCCGTAAGCaccatctttcttcttcttcttcttcttcttcttcttcttctgttgACAGTCTCTTATTGTTCTACGATCTGAACTCATTTACCTTGTTCTGCTTGCAGGTTGTTTCAGCAGGAAAAGCGCACCTTCTTCATCCACTGCAACGAGTCGCTTGCGGAAGCAGAAGCTGAGGCCGCCGAGGACGACGACTCTCTCCCAAAAGAAGCTCAGATGTCCATCGTTCCAAACCCCGACGAATTGCATAACTACGCAGCTTACGCTACCTGATTGCCCGCCAATCACGGTGCCCTCAGCTGATGAAAGATGCCGTTATTTTGGAAGTACAACAGCAAGT
This sequence is a window from Aegilops tauschii subsp. strangulata cultivar AL8/78 chromosome 7, Aet v6.0, whole genome shotgun sequence. Protein-coding genes within it:
- the LOC109787076 gene encoding protein OS-9 homolog — encoded protein: MGFAARPLPLLLLLLVAGAAATDQIFTTSGVPFGKNSREPRYRVEFHPVDSPYHPENGQESEPMTDHEGRQYTCYLPVEETKTMKSIVPQNATNVIIESERKVKPKEPDELLEVLKDQCFYRHEGWWSYEFCYYGKIRQVHVENEKVIQEYVLGEYDPDATDAYHDNHTSESADEDHVKDTSKRYHVHVYTNGTVCDLTDIPRYTEVRFVCSEPTVLISSIKEISSCKYVLTVQSPMLCKNPLFQQEKRTFFIHCNESLAEAEAEAAEDDDSLPKEAQMSIVPNPDELHNYAAYAT